In the Plasmodium chabaudi chabaudi strain AS genome assembly, chromosome: 13 genome, one interval contains:
- a CDS encoding geranylgeranyl transferase type-2 subunit alpha, putative — MHGRKANNYKDENGKLEKVKELIPVVNDLIIKKKASKYEKKYIQMSSAILSKCPYIQTLWNYRKEYFEFIKDEHLNRNEKLPNDTKGDSEGKISEEFKNELKEIMEDENSMIEDILVKFSKCNELWFHKLWIIKYCIKNDLIDREYLLNELEYCKNSLHIDDRNYHCWNYRSYIISCINIYEKKTKEKLPKNMDSVEINEDDKKKDVEQNVNNFNVQASNCELSKLLIERNFSNFSAWYLKYSLKEELININEELELIKNAIFTDPSDQSLWEYYRWFLFKKGKHEEEIFFITLENNSLYIFFQNIVKINTDKSKFYDSKNEEICGEWDRQFIINNNGNKNLESCIYIFKVNESVNLSNFNYLKLSICYYKYNIHTPQNINYEENVLQDLVIGYDNLIQNDKNQYNITYEINFENFSKNSHFELLLNYSKENIKEDQTVCKNDCVKPYTNLYKYINDTNIHLNLAKNVNFNLLNLELEQINELLCLESDCKYALFTKYEILKKLERFDEAFEVIDKLKEIDNIRIEYYNDKESELRIQQKVYDYYRSSKNEDSDEILDLSGLNIENIIYPFMIEAFYIQRINLSNNLLFESWSGKCTVNFLYNLKELHLRSNKIKQLSILMKNLYNLNLLEILDVSSNELVKLDEELDKYEFDTPPLLKEINISNSNIVLLLNDKYKQVNKLSNLHVTFKDDEVVLLR, encoded by the exons atgcatgGTAGGAaagcaaataattataaagacGAAAATGGAAAGTTAGAAAAGGTTAAAGAGCTTATTCCTGTTGTAAAtgatttaattataaaaaaaaaagcatctaaatatgaaaaaaagtatattcaAATGTCATCGGCCATTTTAAGTAAATGTCCTTATATCCAGACATTGTGGAATTACCGAAAggaatattttgaattcATAAAAGATGAACACTTAAACAGAAACGAGAAACTTCCTAATGATACGAAAG GTGATAGTGAAGGAAAGATAAGTGAAGAATTTAAGAACGagttaaaagaaataatggAAGATGAGAATTCAATGATTGAAGACATTTTAGTTAAATTTAGCAAATGTAACGAATTATGGTTTCATAAACTTTggataattaaatattgcataaaaaatgatttaataGATcgtgaatatttattaaacgAGCTAgaatattgtaaaaattcaCTCCATATAGATGACAGAAATTATCATTGCTGGAATTATCGAtcttatataatatcttgcataaatatatatgaaaaaaaaacaaaagaaaaattaccaaaaaatatggacagtgttgaaataaatgaagaTGATAAAAAGAAAGATGTAGAACAAAAtgtaaacaattttaatgttCAAGCATCTAATTGTGAATTATCCAAATTACTTATTGAACGTAATTTTTCGAATTTTTCTGCATggtatttaaaatattctcTAAAAGAggaattaattaatattaatgaagAGTTGGAATTAATAAAGAATGCAATATTTACGGATCCTTCTGATCAAAGTTTATGGGAATACTATAGATGgtttctttttaaaaaaggcAAGCATGAAGAAgagatattttttattactttagaaaataattctctctacattttttttcaaaatattgttaaaataaatacagacaaatcaaaattttatgattcaaaaaatgaagaaatatGTGGTGAATGGGATAgacaatttattattaataataacgGAAACAAAAACCTTGAGTCatgcatatacatttttaaagttAATGAAAGCGTTAACCTGagtaattttaattatttaaaattgtcaatatgttattataaatataatatacatacgcctcaaaatataaattatgaagaaaatgtaTTACAAGATTTGGTAATTGGCTATGATAACTTAAttcaaaatgataaaaatcagtataatattacatacgaaataaattttgaaaatttttcaaaaaattccCATTTTGAAttgttattaaattatagtaaagaaaatattaaagagGATCAAACAGTATGTAAAAATGATTGTGTAAAACCATATACcaatttgtataaatatataaatgatacaAATATACACTTAAATCTagcaaaaaatgtaaattttaatttattaaatcttGAACTTGAACAAATTAATGAATTATTGTGTTTAGAAAGTGATTGCAAATATGCACTATTTACAAA ATATgaaatactaaaaaaacTTGAAAGATTTGATGAGGCTTTTGAAGTTattgataaattaaaagaaattgataatattaggatagaatattataatgaCAAGGAATCGGAACTACGAATACA aCAAAAAGTTTATGATTATTACCGAAGCTCTAAAAATG aAGATTCTGATGAAATTCTCGATCTAAGTGGATTAAATATTGAAAACATAATTTACCCCTTTATGATTGAAGCATTTTATATCCAAAGAATTAATCTATCAAATAACCTCTTATTCGAATC ATGGTCGGGAAAATGCAcagtaaattttttatataacttGAAGGAGTTGCATTTACGAAgcaacaaaataaaacagcTGAGCATCCTTATGAAGAATTTATATAACCTAAATTTATTGGAAAT aCTTGACGTGAGCAGCAATGAGTTAGTAAAATTGGACGAAGAACTGGATAAATATGAGTTTGATACACCCCCTTTACTAAA ggaaataaatatcagCAATAGCAACATTGTATTATTGTTAAATGACAAATACAAACAAGTAAATAAATTGAGCAATCTTCATGTTACTTTTAAAGACGACGAGGTTGTTTTATTAAGATAA
- a CDS encoding TRAP-like protein, translating to MKIFFILAIFSLFSFSFGSRLKKSFVELEGPSQFIYDFCKGMNIHFLISAEEVNNDTFLSHLIYAIMGTINYMRLSVGNIISISIFDDKIVYKNLQTIGNIKKHPLAREIEKAYQKYVHYEPKKTDLKNAITDYHENVILSDPVMKNQKNVIIICKAFTSKDLTDYSDETVNFIRDKRDQNLGIYFITQRSAHASAVVYSLSETKLDGDELYPLAHLLSSHYDSRVVISVKKFCYHLTYGALCNKYNDWSDWFGPCEFRQRRKEIPLNITRKKAGHFSNYYIPTCSNAFDYTLSVKEDFKIECSNVIYNCRGTCDAGYKFNPYVLDNEITENYDECNDLPPCTEEQRKSRDANEHIKLIDKLNKEAKEQEYKDIIERKVIEKLQDGETEAQASARKIKSTHAFIDKRVKAIMNKQYALLNMNPPGYEEETKENSEDLTDTSKLSEISTPQHAESEDSTLKKSVSEDSGSKKEEGNHESHKDDHSGQEIKIIEKDQPKQNDEVEKKISETNNDSDGNIIKNPPNIRILEKNKLKANNQNTEYSIDDSQDEDKSEENIIVENQESKDIDKNTDQIAINNNMRGDNTSEMKDGSTYTNSEREGNNGGVEPNKPGFPKEKEESESNKEKYEDKQIFPDKTKSESEKKDKEIVGDHELNKITQSGSIENAENTENAKTIVSDSNILSKNIPIDDTKIIESHSTLDEHKKVDDDKPLVESKIVDDDKPLVESKIVDEHKPAYESKAVEEYTPLVESKIVHEHKPAYESKPVDEHTPLVESKTAEEHKPVYESKAVEEHTPLVESKTAEESTPLVESKPVEEHTTIEETKTAEEHTPIEETKTAEEHTPLVESKIVHEHKPVYEIKPVHEHKPVYEIKPVDEHTPLVESKPVDEHAPLVESKTVEENIPVYESKAKEENTPLVESEAIDKNIPVYESKSVEEHTPLVESKTVEEHIPVYETKVIEENIPVHESKTAEEHAPLVESEAIDENIPVYESKTVDELNPLDESKIVEDHIPLEGTKAVEENIPVYEGKPVEEHTSIEETKKVEEDKPVYEGKVIEEYTPLDETQTVEEDIPIYETKVIDEHNLPYESKAVEELKPLDETKTVEEYTPVEASNPIEEHAPLEEKKIVEENIPVYETKVIKEDAPLDETKVIEENIPVHESKTAEEHAPLVESKAIDEHNPLDETQTVEEDIPIYETKVIDEHKPAYESKTIKEDIPIEESKPVEEVIPIYESKPVDEDTPLVESKPVDEDTPLVESKTVDESIPVYESKVIKEDAPLDETKAIEENIPVHETKTTEEHTPRAESEEIDENIPVYESKTVDEHKPLDETKTVEESIPVYETKVIEENIPVEETKIVEEVIPIGETKPVDEHAPLVESKTVEENIPVYESKAKEEHTPLAESEEIDENIPMYESKVIKEDTPLDETKVIEENIPVYETKTVEEHTPVDETKIVEEVIPAYEHKKTEKHNPLEETKTAEEHTRIEETKTTEEVIPVEETKIVEEVIPIGETKTAEENIPVYETKKVEEDKPVEEHKPLDETKTEEESIPVYETKVIEENIPVHETKTVEEYTPAEETKIVEEVIPVYETKVIEENIPTDETKTTEENIPVYEIKPVDEHTPLVESKTAEEHKPVYESKPVEEHTRIEETKPVEEHTPIEETKIIEEVIPVEETKTAEEHTPIEESKPVEEHTPAEETKIVEEVIPVYETKVIEENIPTDETKTTEENIPVYEIKPVDEHTPLVESKTAEEHTPIEETKTTEEVIPVEETKTAEEHTPIEESKPVEEHTPAEETKIVEEVIPVYETKVIEENIPIEETKTVEEHTPIEETKIIEEVIPIEETKPVEEHTPIEETKIIEEHTPIEETKTVEEHTPIEETKIVEEVIPVYESKPVEEHTPLVESKAIDENIPVYESKPIEEHKPADTIDDDGLIDKGKDIDGNIIIQENDEYIPNKVEAIENLDGYESTKSTNYSDNSDDKEEEIINAPNQNTDSSTSNIINGQSKTIHTDKSVNQTINHDPNENIHMESIKEDIQKESENNKDIVSHIPNDRIIHEVVNNDEKKLLIDEKNIEDILEKDLSDDNAKAGSNEYNIIHMEHKVDSILDEHNNIDKSDNNGKILETSSEDKSYKVDIKMDEDTLLHDNINVQKPKEEAAIRKDEATIRKGEAVAKKDETAIKKEDAAIKKEEDTIKKEEAVIKKEEDIIEKEEAIIKKDETAIRKDEDTIKKEEAVIKKDEAIAKKDEAVSKKDEAVTKKDEAVTKKDEAVTNKDETVIKKEEDIIKKEDAIIKKEDPTIRKEDAIIRKEEAVIKKEEAVIEKDEAIAKKDEAIAKKDEAIAKKDEAVIKKEEDAIRKEEDAIKKEEAVIRKEEDVIKKEEPVIKKEEDIIEKDDAAMHKEIYEQKLIIEDNTNCPQNIITIKENCDEVPSKSDVNPEPTIIKDKVDVSTEKPSTEKPEENIVIDNNNDVHINEIISAVVNKHVNSEEPGSEYDANEKLGILDDFVEKSKKAPGEKGDYPYKYYSDTKSVHKIFFKKSPQGKIDESKYLIVGQNNYIIDSNDTKNPFHKNLSNGVGKRLEDQIQKDIKNTLESYSNGKKEEEKEGEKEKDKSKSSNNNILKLAGISLFGAAFIVFVSMYMLKKLNSYKLSENPIVSFEYDEAAKNVINNDRGEEVTCGDISYTNDDWS from the exons atgaaaattttttttattttagcTATTTTCAGTCTGTTCAGCTTCTCGTTTGGATCAAGACTGAAGAAATCATTTGTGG AACTTGAGGGGCCATCTCAGTTTATTTATGATTTTTGTAAAGGAATGAACATCCATTTTCTAATAAGTGCAGAAGAAGTTAATAATGACACATTTTTAAGCCACTTAATATATGCGATTATGGGcacaataaattatatgagaTTAAGCGTaggaaatattatttcaatTTCAATTTTTGATGACAAGatagtatataaaaatcttCAAACTATCgggaatataaaaaaacaccCACTTGCTCGTGAAATCGAAAAAGcatatcaaaaatatgttcATTACGAACCGAAAAAAACCGATTTGAAAAATGCAATAACAGACTACCatgaaaatgttatattaaGTGATCCAGTAatgaaaaatcaaaaaaatgttatcaTTATTTGCAAGGCATTTACAAGTAAAGATTTAACAGATTACAGTGATGAAACAGTCAATTTTATTAGGGATAAAAGAGATCAGAACTTaggtatttattttattacacaAAGAAGTGCACATGCTTCTGCTGTGGTTTATAGTCTTTCAGAAACAAAGCTCGATGGAGATGAATTGTATCCTCTTGCACATTTGCTTTCTAGTCATTATGATAGTAGAGTAGTTATCAGTGTAAAGAAATTTTGCTATCATTTAACATATGGAGCACTTtgcaataaatataatgattgGTCTGATTGGTTTGGTCCATGTGAATTTAGACAACGACGAAAAGAAATTCCTTTAAATATTACTCGAAAAAAAGCTGgtcatttttcaaattactATATCCCAACCTGCAGCAATGCTTTTGATTATACATTATCCGTTAAGGAAgattttaaaattgaatgctctaatgtaatatataattgtagGGGTACATGCGATGCTggttataaatttaatccTTATGTTTTAGATAATGAAATTACagaaaattatgatgaaTGTAATGATTTGCCGCCTTGCACGGAAGAGCAAAGAAAAAGTAGAGATGCAAATGagcatataaaattaatagatAAGCTTAACAAAGAAGCAAAAGAACAAGAATATAAAGACATTATTGAACGAAAAgttatagaaaaattacAAGATGGAGAAACAGAAGCCCAAGCTAGTgcaagaaaaattaaatcaaCACATGCATTCATAGACAAACGAGTAAAGGCAATTATGAACAAGCAATATGctcttttaaatatgaacCCTCCCGGATATGAAGAAgaaacaaaagaaaattcAGAAGATCTCACTGATACGAGCAAACTTTCGGAAATATCGACTCCCCAACACGCAGAATCTGAGGATTCGACCTTAAAAAAATCTGTTTCAGAAGATTCCGGttcaaaaaaagaagaaggCAACCACGAAAGCCATAAAGATGACCATTCTGGCCAAGAgatcaaaataattgaaaagGATCAGCCCaaacaaaatgatgaagTGGAGAAGAAAATATCTGAAACTAATAACGATTCAGatggaaatattattaaaaatccACCCAATATACGaatattagaaaaaaataaattaaaagcaAATAATCAGAATACTGAATATTCCATCGATGATTCACAAGATGAGGATAAAtctgaagaaaatataattgtcGAAAATCAAGAATCAAAAgatattgataaaaatacagaCCAAATAgcaattaataataatatgagaGGTGATAACACATCTGAAATGAAAGATGGCTCCACATATACAAATTCCGAACGCGAGGGAAATAATGGGGGTGTAGAACCTAATAAACCAGGATTcccaaaagaaaaagaagaatCAGAATCTAACAAAGAGAAATATGAagataaacaaatatttccagataaaacaaaaagtgaatctgaaaaaaaagacaaagaAATTGTTGGCGACCACGaattgaataaaataacacAAAGCGGAAGTATAGAAAATGCAGAAAATACTGAAAATGCAAAGACAATTGTATCAGATAGCAATATTTTAAGCAAGAATATTCCAATAGATGACACTAAAATTATAGAATCACATTCTACATTAGATGAACACAAAAAAGTAGACGACGATAAACCTTTAGTTGAAAGTAAAATAGTAGACGACGATAAACCTTTAGTTGAAAGTAAAATAGTAGACGAGCATAAGCCTGCATATGAAAGTAAAGCAGTTGAAGAATATACACCTTTAGTTGAAAGTAAAATAGTACACGAGCATAAGCCTGCATATGAAAGCAAACCAGTAGATGAGCATACACCTTTAGTTGAAAGTAAAACTGCAGAAGAGCATAAACCTGTATATGAAAGTAAAGCAGTTGAAGAGCATACACCTTTAGTTGAAAGTAAAACTGCAGAAGAGTCTACACCTTTAGTTGAAAGTAAACCAGTAGAAGAACATACAACTATAGAAGAAACTAAAACAGCAGAAGAACATACACCTATAGAAGAAACGAAAACTGCAGAAGAGCATACACCTTTAGTTGAAAGTAAAATAGTGCACGAGCATAAACCTGTATATGAAATCAAACCAGTACACGAGCATAAACCTGTATATGAAATCAAACCAGTAGATGAGCATACACCTTTAGTTGAAAGCAAACCAGTAGATGAGCATGCACCTTTAGTTGAAAGTAAAACTgtagaagaaaatataccTGTGTATGAAAGTAAAGCAAAAGAAGAGAATACACCTTTAGTTGAAAGTGAAGCAATAGACAAAAATATACCTGTGTATGAAAGTAAATCAGTAGAAGAGCATACGCCTTTAGTTGAAAGTAAAACAGTAGAAGAACATATACCTGTATATGAAACTAAAGtaattgaagaaaatatcCCTGTGCATGAAAGTAAAACAGCAGAAGAGCATGCGCCTCTAGTTGAAAGTGAAGCAATAGACGAAAATATACCTGTGTATGAAAGTAAAACAGTAGATGAACTTAATCCTCTAGATGAAAGTAAAATAGTTGAAGATCATATACCTCTAGAAGGAACTAAAGCCgtagaagaaaatataccTGTATATGAAGGTAAACCAGTGGAAGAGCATACATCTATAGAAGAAACTAAAAAAGTAGAAGAAGATAAACCTGTATATGAAGGTAAAGTAATAGAAGAATATACACCTTTAGACGAAACACAAACTGTAGAAGAAGATATTCCTATATATGAAACTAAAGTAATAGACGAGCATAATCTTCCATATGAAAGTAAAGCAGTTGAAGAACTTAAACCTCTGGATGAAACTAAAACAGTAGAAGAATATACACCTGTAGAAGCAAGCAATCCAATAGAAGAGCATGCACCTCTagaagaaaagaaaatagtagaagaaaatataccTGTATATGAAACTAAAGTAATAAAAGAAGATGCACCTTTAGATGAAACTAAAGtaattgaagaaaatataccTGTGCATGAAAGTAAAACAGCAGAAGAGCATGCACCTCTAGTTGAAAGTAAAGCAATAGATGAGCATAATCCTCTAGACGAAACGCAAACTGTAGAAGAAGATATTCCTATATATGAAACTAAAGTAATAGACGAGCATAAACCTGCATATGAAagtaaaacaataaaagaAGATATACCTATAGAAGAAAGTAAACCAGTAGAAGAAGTTATACCTATATATGAAAGTAAACCAGTAGACGAGGATACACCTTTAGTTGAAAGTAAACCAGTAGACGAGGATACACCTTTAGTTGAAAGTAAAACAGTAGACGAAAGTATACCTGTATATGAAAGTAAAGTAATAAAAGAAGATGCACCTTTAGATGAAACTAAAGCaattgaagaaaatatcCCTGTGCATGAAACTAAAACAACAGAAGAGCATACACCTCGAGCTGAAAGTGAAGAAATAGACGAAAATATACCTGTGTATGAAAGTAAAACAGTAGATGAGCATAAACCTCTGGATGAAACTAAAACAGTAGAAGAAAGTATACCTGTATATGAAACTAAAGtaattgaagaaaatataccagtagaagaaacaaaaatagTAGAGGAAGTTATACCTATAGGCGAAACTAAACCAGTAGATGAGCATGCACCTTTAGTTGAAAGTAAAACTgtagaagaaaatataccTGTGTATGAAAGTAAAGCAAAAGAAGAACATACACCTCTAGCTGAAAGTGAAGAAATCGACGAAAATATACCTATGTATGAAAGTAAAGTAATAAAAGAAGATACACCTTTAGATGAAACTAAAGtaattgaagaaaatataccTGTGTATGAAACTAAAACAGTAGAAGAACATACACCTGTAGACGAAACAAAAATAGTAGAGGAGGTTATACCTGCATatgaacataaaaaaacagaaaaaCACAATCCTCTAGAAGAAACTAAAACAGCAGAAGAACATACACGTATAGAAGAAACTAAAACAACAGAAGAAGTTATACCAGTAGAAGAAACGAAAATAGTAGAGGAAGTTATACCTATAGGCGAAACTAAAACAgcagaagaaaatataccTGTATATGAAACTAAAAAAGTAGAAGAAGATAAACCAGTAGAAGAGCATAAACCTCTGGATGAAACTAAAACAGAAGAAGAAAGTATACCTGTATATGAAACTAAAGtaattgaagaaaatataccTGTGCATGAAACTAAAACAGTAGAAGAATATACACCTGCAGAAGAAACGAAAATAGTAGAGGAGGTTATACCTGTATATGAAACTAAAGtaattgaagaaaatataccTACAGACGAAACTAAAACAacagaagaaaatataccTGTATATGAAATCAAGCCAGTAGATGAGCATACACCTTTAGTTGAAAGTAAAACTGCAGAAGAGCATAAACCTGTATATGAAAGTAAACCAGTAGAAGAACATACACGTATAGAAGAAACTAAACCAGTAGAAGAACATACACCTATAGAAGAAACGAAAATAATAGAAGAAGTTATACCTGTAGAAGAAACTAAAACAGCAGAAGAACATACACCTATAGAAGAAAGTAAACCAGTAGAAGAACATACACCTGCAGAAGAAACGAAAATAGTAGAGGAGGTTATACCTGTATATGAAACTAAAGtaattgaagaaaatataccTACAGACGAAACTAAAACAacagaagaaaatataccTGTATATGAAATCAAGCCAGTAGATGAGCATACACCTTTAGTTGAAAGTAAAACAGCAGAAGAACATACACCTATAGAAGAAACTAAAACAACAGAAGAAGTTATACCTGTAGAAGAAACTAAAACAGCAGAAGAACATACACCTATAGAAGAAAGTAAACCAGTAGAAGAACATACACCTGCAGAAGAAACGAAAATAGTAGAGGAGGTTATACCTGTATATGAAACTAAAGtaattgaagaaaatataccTATAGAAGAAACTAAAACAGTAGAAGAACATACACCTATAGAAGAAACGAAAATAATAGAAGAAGTTATACCTATAGAAGAAACTAAACCAGTAGAAGAACATACACCTATAGAAGAAACGAAAATAATAGAAGAACATACCCCTATAGAAGAAACTAAAACAGTAGAAGAACATACACCTATAGAAGAAACTAAAATTGTAGAAGAAGTTATTCCTGTATATGAAAGTAAACCAGTAGAAGAGCATACACCTTTAGTTGAAAGCAAAGCAATAGACGAAAATATTCCTGTATATGAAAGTAAACCAATAGAAGAACATAAACCAGCTGATACAATCGATGATGATGGCCTTATTGATAAGGGAAAAGATATTGatggaaatataattattcaggaaaatgatgaatataTTCCAAATAAAGTTGAGGCAATTGAAAATTTAGATGGTTACGAATCAACTAAATCCACAAATTACAGTGATAATAGTGATGATAAAGAAGAAGAGATAATTAATGCCCCCAATCAAAATACAGACTCATCAACgagtaatattattaatggGCAATCTAAAACAATACACACAGATAAAAGTGTAAATCAAACTATAAATCACGACCCTAACGAGAATATACATATGGAATCAATAAAGGAAGATATTCAAAAAGaaagtgaaaataataaagatatagTAAGCCATATACCTAATGATAGAATTATACACGAAGTAGTAAATAATGACGAGAAAAAACTATTAatagatgaaaaaaatattgaagaTATATTAGAAAAAGATTTGAGTGATGATAATGCAAAAGCTGGCAGCAATGAATACAATATCATACACATGGAGCATAAAGTAGATAGCATTTTAGAcgaacataataatatagataaaaGTGATAACAATGGAAAAATACTCGAAACAAGTTCCGAAGACAAGTCATATAAGGTAGATATTAAAATGGACGAAGATACATTATTAcatgataatattaatgtGCAAAAACCAAAAGAAGAAGCTGCTATAAGGAAAGATGAAGCTACTATAAGGAAAGGCGAAGCTGTTGCAAAGAAAGACGAAACCGCTATAAAGAAAGAAGACGCCGCTATTAAGAAAGAAGAAGATACTATAAAGAAAGAAGAAGCTGTTATAAAGAAAGAAGAAGATATTATTGAGAAAGAAGAAGCTATTATAAAGAAAGATGAAACTGCTATAAGGAAAGATGAAGATACTATAAAGAAAGAAGAAGCTGTTATAAAGAAAGACGAAGCTATTGCAAAAAAAGACGAAGCTGTTTCAAAAAAAGACGAAGCTGTTACAAAGAAAGACGAAGCTGTTACAAAGAAAGACGAAGCTGTTACAAATAAAGACGAAACTGTTATAAAGAAAGAAGAAGATATTATAAAGAAAGAAGATGCTATTATAAAGAAAGAAGATCCTACTATAAGGAAAGAAGATGCTATTATAAGGAAAGAAGAAGCTGTTATTAAGAAAGAAGAAGCTGTTATAGAGAAAGACGAAGCTATTGCAAAGAAAGACGAAGCTATTGCAAAAAAAGACGAAGCTATTGCAAAAAAAGACGAAGCCGTTATAAAGAAAGAAGAAGATGCTATAAGGAAGGAAGAAGATGCTATAAAGAAAGAAGAAGCTGTTATAAGGAAGGAAGAAGATGTTATAAAGAAAGAAGAACCTGTTATAAAGAAAGAAGAAGATATTATTGAGAAAGACGATGCGGCTATGCATAAGGAAATATACgaacaaaaattaataatagaaGATAATACTAATTGCccacaaaatataattactataaaagaaaattgtGACGAAGTGCCTAGTAAATCTGATGTAAATCCAGAACCaacaattataaaagaCAAAGTCGATGTATCTACAGAAAAACCTAGCACTGAAAAACCCGAAGAAAACATCGTAATTGATAATAACAATGATgttcatataaatgaaataattagTGCTGTAGTAAATAAACACGTTAATAGTGAAGAACCTGGAAGTGAATATGATGCAAACGAAAAATTAGGCATATTAGATGATTTTGtagaaaaatcaaaaaaagcGCCAGGTGAAAAAGGTGATTAtccttataaatattattcagATACAAAAAgtgttcataaaatttttttcaaaaaatcaCCCCAAGGGAAAATCGATGAAAGTAAATATCTCATCGTTGGTcagaataattatattatagatTCCAATGATACTAAAAATCCTTTTCACAAAAATCTGTCTAATGGTGTTGGCAAAAGGTTAGAAGATCAAATTCAAAAAGACATAAAAAACACATTAGAAAGTTATAGCaatggaaaaaaagaagaggAAAAAGAAggagaaaaagaaaaagacaAAAGCAAATCatctaataataatatattaaaacttGCAGGTATATCATTATTCGGTGCTGCATTCATAGTATTTGTATCTATGTACATGCTTAAAAAACTTAATTCTTACAAACTTAGCGAAAATCCTATCGTGAGTTTCGAGTATGATGAGGCtgcaaaaaatgtaataaacaATGATAGAGGAGAGGAAGTAACATGTGGTGATATTAGCTACACCAATGATGATTGGTCATAG